The genomic window TGGTTAGTTACAAAAACCTTCAAGTTTGCAAGATCTTTTACTTTtgtgcatctccaattttaagattttgtttAAGCTTATAGAAGCTTCTAAAGGCCCTTCGTAAAATgtgtttaccacttgtttttgtagtCCTCCTAGCAAGAGTGATACAACCTGCAAACatcttcaagtatagaggtttttgattttgtgcattctcTCCTCCcccatttgtttttttgttttgttttgttgctgttatcagttttaaagccagcagaggctcaaatagccccctcatgaaatgctaaaattaattttcagctggtcagttacaaaaaccttcaagtttacaagatgtatatatatattattgtaGAGGTTCGGAAAAGGATGTGTCCtatttgtttctcttctctGATGTGTTACGGACTCACTGGACTTTCACtcacgtggacacacacacgtacaaagaCATACACGTCTTTCTCTCCATTTCATCCACAACAGATGACATTGTGACAACGTAGTACTATTGGCATGGCACACTTTATTCCTGTGTCTAGCATCTTCCAAATACATCTTCGCCTACCCGACCGAAGCCGGGTGGCACAACACAATGCGCAATACACTACATCTTCTCAGTTAGTGGAGCACACAACAAAATACGTCCGCTCTCTCCCGTGTCTCGCAGTGTTCTCTTTCATACTCtagcatgtacacacaaagtTCAACTTTAGCTAGAGTCACAACATCCAATCAACAGTTAGCTAACAAAACTGACATCGCATGGTATTGGTCAAAGGAAACAAAGGAGGGCGGGGGGGTAAGGGCCCAAAACCTTCCTAGCCACAtggcatctcctatgatctacCCGATCAAAAggaatgacacccacttgacaaaacccGGCTGGCCCGAGATACCCAGTCtggctggcggcacattacataacgaccgtCTACGGCGAGTATCTGACACGTGCACCGCCCACTTCAAAAAGAGATAAGGAATTTCCTTCACCCAGCAGGAGATTTAATTGTCTGCAGCTGGCTGGACACTGCTGGTGCACACCAGTACTTTTTGTTAACAATGAATAGACACCTAACACAAACTGATGGACAACAAAGACTAAACTGGACAATGACAACAGCTTACTCTACAGTTGGTGactggtcaccctgtcacattatGCATCTCCAAAAAGCTAAGGTTTGTTCTAAAATTTACAAGTCGGGAGAGGCCACCTAAACCCTCCCTAAAATGCTAAAAATCATTTTCGGCTGCCCCCCTAGACCCCCCagcaagggcgctgcccctgcaccccgccAGAGCcttagcggcccctggaccccggccgcCCAAAATGTTCAGTCCTGCGGTAACGACTATGTGTCAAAATTCACTCGCTCGGCACGGGCACACGAAAGCGCGAGTATCTCCACACAAGAATAAACAATGTCACACTTTGAAATattctgttttaaaaacatttatgATATTTGACTGTGCTTATCTTTACCctgatatcttcttcttcttcttcttcttctgcgttcgatgtacCCTGATATCAAATCAGAGTGCATCTGATCGATTAGAAAACATGGTGTAGTGAACCTTTAAGGAACCacgcttttttcttttctttatcatTGTGAAATCTCATTCTCTATTGATTGACAGCCTATCGACAAACCTGTAACATGATTGACCACCTCtagtaatacatgtatattaatACCCCTCTGTTCAAAGTTGGTGTAAGTATTGTTAAAGTAAAGGAAAGGGTAACCCATAATCACTTAAAGATATGTTTACTTTTCCATAATCaattttctttatttcaatAGGTGATGGTGATTTGGACAGTGAATGTGATGGCGCCTCCATCCAGTCAGGCACACATGCAGAACCGCTTGGTAAGTTTGCACATACTGTAAAACCTGCGACCACCCCTTGTCAGTTGTGCCATATCAAAAGTGATCTTACATTGCAGGTGGTCTTAGGAGGGGGCCGCTAGAAGTGGAACAGTTCgaatagacacatacacattgttTATTTAAGAAAAAGATttttaaacattaaaattaaacatcTATCAATTGTCGTTGATTTACCCGAAAATTCAACACGGTTAGACATTTTGATTGACCAGAAAACTCAACACGGATAAGATTTATTGCGATTTATTTGCACTGGGaagtttgttgtgtttgtttgtaccaGAAATTGCTTGCACCCGAAGCGATAAAGGAAGCGTTCCATTTACTATTTTCGGTCTTGCACAGAGGAGTGAAATGGTTTGTATCGGTGAAGGCGGCATCATCGGTCAGATGGGGGTTCCATTTTGTTCACGGCCATATATACCAAAGTAATTGGAATAATTGCAATCCAGTTAGCGTGCATATGTCAAAAAGGGTATAGTTTTGTAAACAATCATTAAAAACATGATTCTgtcaataatttgttttcttttttcttctgtttgcaTATTTTCTGAAAAAACGATGTCGCGTAAAAGGAAATCAGGATGTTAGTCGGCACTCTCTACATTCAATACTATGCCATGTACATGGCTCATATTGTGGAAAGATTAAGAAAACAAGTCTATCTATGGCATGAAGCAAGGATTTTTATGTCATCTTAACTGATTTTAAatttttgatatttttttaaaatataattTTGTTATTAAAAAAAGATCAGGTGACAAAATTTACCACAACAAAACTGAGTCGGTAAGTGTCTTACAGACAATTCTGATGTACATGTCAGAGCTGATGGCATTCAAAACAAGCATGCAAAATTTCTAAGTTGTAGCTTGAATATTTCTCCACGTATTTTTTTCCGAGCGTACAAAAATGGCGAAAATGTCAACATTCCGCAAACTTTTCTACCGTCAAAATGTGTACAAAACTACACATTATCTCTTTGACAGGGTCTAATAAGTAAAAGCCAGATAATATTTGGGTCTTAAAATCTCAATCCGTTTTTGGTGGCAAGAAAATAGCTCTAGTTAAAGGTATGTCTACTGCGGGGGTATCAACTACTTGTTCACCCTTGTAATCAACCCCACTTAAATAAATGTTCTGCTATTTGTCTTTTTCAGTAACAAAGGCTGTATCGAAGAATGGAGCGATTGTCCTAAACAAGCATCAGTTCTGCTACTATTGTCAGAAACCACAACTCAAGCAGGCAAGGCATCTAAAGACACAACACAGTACCGAACTGTTTGTGGCTCGAATTCTGGCTGTGGAAGACACTAATCCAAGCGAGTACCAAAAGGGTTTGAAAAGATTGAAGTGTTTAGGCAACTTTGTTCACAATGTCAAATCtttgaatgaaaacaagaaTGACATTGTAGTTGTAAAGAGACCCTCCAAGGCACGGAAAGTATCAGAATACCTTCCCTGTATTCACTGCTATGGATTTTATGTTGTGGATGAATTGTGGAAACACACAAAGAATTGTGAAATGACTACTGCAGAAGAAAATTTGGATGTTGACATTGTTGACAAGTCCAAAAGGCTTCTTAATCAAGTTAATGATTCAAATGTTGTCCAGCAATCAAAATTTTTTCTTTCGTCTGCATGTCTTCCTGATTGTTGTGGCCTGTCCATGTCAGATGAGATGCACACCTTGATCAATGCAATGCATAATGATGAACTACCTGGAGTTGTGAGAAAAGATGACCTTCTGGTGCTCTTTGGGGAAACCTTGTTGAGGAAATATGGACCGAtaagaaaaaatgacatagcacagagactgagacaacTTTCTCGTCTCTTGGTGAAATGTAGAGAGAGTCTTTCCAACTCTTCTCTCAGCTACAATGATGTGCTATGTGGCAAAAAGTTTGACGCTTGTGTTGAGGCGACCGATGGCGTCTGTGGCTTGAACATCACAGATGATGGAAGAAGAGAGTTCAAACTACCATCACTAGCTTTGAGGCTGGGCCATCTCTTGAGAAAATTGGTTGGAGTAAAACAGGGATTTTGTCTTCGAAATGACGACCTTGATGGATTGAAAGATGCAGAAACATTTGGAAAGTTGCTAGAAGCTGAGTGGACAGATAGCGTTGCTACAATTGCTAACATCACACTGAAGCGAAGGAAAGACCAATCCATCCAACTCCTCCAAGTGACTGAAGATCTACGTACACTGAGAGAGCATCAAATGAAGGAGATGAGACTTGCTATTGATAGTCTTCAAGTCACACCCTCGTTTTCCACTTGGCGGAAACTTGCACAACTGACGATGACCAGAATGACTGTCTTCAACAAAAGGAGAGGCGGGGCAGTTTCCAAATTGCTACTGAAAACGTACGAAACAAGGCCAGACTGGAAAAATCAGACAAATCAAGAAGTTCTGGAAACCCTGCAGCCCATGGAAAAAATGTTGCTGAAAAGAGTCGATCTTGTTCAAATTCCTGGGGAAAAAAGCCGGAAAGTCCCAATGCTGATCACAGATGACGTCAAAAAAGGGATTGAGGTTTTGAATGCACATAGAGAAACGGTGGGCATCCCTTCGACCAATCCGTTTTGCTTTGCAAGTAGATCTGCCTCTGGTCATCTGGACAGCTGGCAAGCTATGAATTTGATTTCACAAGAGGCATCCTTGACCCACCCAGAGCTTATGACTTCAACAAAACTGAGGAAGTACAATGCAACTGTGTCCCAGTTGTTTGACCTGAACCCTGGAGAATTGGAGTGGCTTTCAAACCACATGGGGCATGATCTGAACATTCACAAAGATTTCTATCGTTTACACAATTCCACTATAGAAATAGCTAAAGTGTCACGTCTGTTGATGGCAATAGACTCGGGCAATGCAGCAAAGTTTGTGGGCAAACGGCTTGAGGATATCACTTTGGATGAGTTTCCGAGAGACAAAGAGGATGAAATGGGTGGAAATGATGAAGATAAAGAAGCTGTATCCGTTGTGTTTGCAAGAACATGCACTGCTTCTTCTGATTCTAAGAAAAAAGGCCAAAAGTCATCTCACGAGGGGAACAAAACAGGTACTCGTATAAAAAGGAAGCTTGCCAGCCGTGTCTTACTCTCAGACTCTGAATCTGAGGAAACAAGCCAAAGCAAAACAGGTCCTAGAAAAAGGAAGCTTGCCAGCCGTGTCTTACTCTCAGACTCTGAATCTGAGGAAACAAGCCAAAGCAAAACAGGTCCTAGAAAAAGGAAGCTTGCCAGCCGTGTCTTACTCTCAGACTCTGAATCTGAGGAAACAAGCCAAAGCAAAACAGGTCCTAGAAAAAGGAAGCTTGCCAGCCGTGTCTTACTCTCAGACTCTGAATCTGAGGAAACAAGCCAAAAGCTTTCTCATGAGGAGAGCAAAACACGTCCTAGAAAAAGGAAGCTTGCCAACCATGACTCTGATTCTGAGTACAGTGAGACAAAGCTAAACAGAGAAGAGATGAAAACATGTCGtcctaaaaaaagaaagattggcCGCCATTTATCTGATTCTAAGGACAAAGGGACAAAGCTAACAAAGACTGGCTGGTCTAGTGCCGAAATACAAGTTTTGAAAGCTTGTTTTGGACATCTCTTACAAAAAGGCACCTACCCAtctggaaaacaaattcaaatttcaatcaatcaaaatgaccatcttaaaaataaaacaactttGAATGTGCGATCAAAGCTACAGCACTTGATGAGACAACGGTAATAAGGGCAACCAGTTTGTCATTGCAGTTTTGCACTGTCCGACAGTGACAAACATAGGCAAAAACATTGTCTCCTGACATCTTGTCTCACAACTCCAGGTAGTTCATCATTATGATCGACAGTGACAAACATAGGCGAAAATCTGCTGACTGCAGATGTGTACAATGCGTATAATGTATAATGCGTGTACATATTCCTAATTCCAGTTCCGTTTCCTGAAATAATGATTGAAACTCTAAAAACACCCTCCAGCACTCCAGTATTGTCAGGAAAAGCGAGAAACTAACCACTTTCTGCTACTTT from Littorina saxatilis isolate snail1 linkage group LG4, US_GU_Lsax_2.0, whole genome shotgun sequence includes these protein-coding regions:
- the LOC138965081 gene encoding uncharacterized protein: MTTAEENLDVDIVDKSKRLLNQVNDSNVVQQSKFFLSSACLPDCCGLSMSDEMHTLINAMHNDELPGVVRKDDLLVLFGETLLRKYGPIRKNDIAQRLRQLSRLLVKCRESLSNSSLSYNDVLCGKKFDACVEATDGVCGLNITDDGRREFKLPSLALRLGHLLRKLVGVKQGFCLRNDDLDGLKDAETFGKLLEAEWTDSVATIANITLKRRKDQSIQLLQVTEDLRTLREHQMKEMRLAIDSLQVTPSFSTWRKLAQLTMTRMTVFNKRRGGAVSKLLLKTYETRPDWKNQTNQEVLETLQPMEKMLLKRVDLVQIPGEKSRKVPMLITDDVKKGIEVLNAHRETVGIPSTNPFCFASRSASGHLDSWQAMNLISQEASLTHPELMTSTKLRKYNATVSQLFDLNPGELEWLSNHMGHDLNIHKDFYRLHNSTIEIAKVSRLLMAIDSGNAAKFVGKRLEDITLDEFPRDKEDEMGGNDEDKEAVSVVFARTCTASSDSKKKGQKSSHEGNKTGTRIKRKLASRVLLSDSESEETSQSKTGPRKRKLASRVLLSDSESEETSQSKTGPRKRKLASRVLLSDSESEETSQSKTGPRKRKLASRVLLSDSESEETSQKLSHEESKTRPRKRKLANHDSDSEYSETKLNREEMKTCRPKKRKIGRHLSDSKDKGTKLTKTGWSSAEIQVLKACFGHLLQKGTYPSGKQIQISINQNDHLKNKTTLNVRSKLQHLMRQR